In the Calditrichota bacterium genome, GGAGTCCACCATGTTAGCCGAATTCAGCATCGCGCCTTTCGACAAAGGCGAAAGCCTCAGCGCTTACGTGGCGCAAATCATCGACTTGATCGACAAAAGCGGTCTGGACTACCGTTTGGGCCCCATGGGCACGACCGTCGAAGGCGATATTGACGAAATGTTTGATTTAATCAAAAAATGCCATTTGAAAATGCGCGAGATGTCGCGGCGCGTCATTACCCACATCGCCATCGACGACAGAAAAGGCGCAACTAATCGTCTCGAGGGAAAACCCAAATCCATCGAGGAAAAATTAGGCAGAAAAGTAAAAAGATAGAACATTATGAGCCAGGAATTCGTCTTAATTTTAGTAACTGCCTCGAAAAAGTCAGAGGCGGAACAAATCGGGCAGGCTGTAGTTGAAAAAAAAATAGCAGCTTGCTGCAATATCGTGGAAAAAATTTCTTCTATTTTTCACTGGAAAGGGGAAATCTGCCGCGAAGAAGAATGCTTACTGCTGATTAAATCGACGCGCGAGAAACTGGACGACATCGTCGCCGAAGTGAAAAATTTGCACAGCTACGAGGTGCCGGAAATCATCGCGCTGCCCATAATTGCCGGATCAGAGGGCTACCTGAACTGGGTGAAAAATGAAATCGGCTAAGCCCCAATTGATGCGATTGGAAAAATAAAATGAAAATCGTGATTTTAGGCGCCGGCTGCGGGATCCCGTCGCTGGAGTTCAGCGCGCCGGGGATTCTGCTGGAAACAGCCGATGGTCCTCTTTTATTTGACATGGGCCCGGGATCATTAGTCCGATTGCTAAAACTGGGCGTGAGCTACACGCAACTGCGCTGGGTTTTTCTGACGCATTTTCACTCGGACCACGCCGGCGATCTGGCGCCGCTGATTCAGGCGTTATGGACAACGCCGTTTTACGCACGGACAGAGCCGCTGACGATTTTGGGACCTATTGGATTAGACAAATTCTTGAGAAATCTGGCAGCGGCGTTCGGCGACTGGATTTACGAGCCGGAATTTCCGTTAGAAATCAAAGAGATGGAACAGTCGGTGTTTTCTCTGCCGTCGCTGCGCATTTCCACGAGCCCCATGAATCATGGCAGTAAAAATGCCGTGGGTTATCGCATTGAAGATGCAGCAGGAAAATCGATTGTCTATTCCGGCGACACTGACGTTACTGATGAAATTATCCATCTGGCGCACGAAGCTGACGCGCTCATTTTGGAATGCTCTTTTCCGGAAAAAAGAAAATTAGCAGGACATTTGATCCCTGAGGAAGCGGCGGAAATCGCCAAAGTCGCTCAATGCAAACACTTGATTCTAACGCATTTTTATCCGCCACAGGAGGAGTTGTTTGCCGAGATTCGCGAAGTCGTGCCTAAAATATTCAAAGGAAAATTGTCTTTGGCGCAAGATTTCATGACTGTCAGTGTTTAATTCTTGAATGAACCTTTTGCTGCCGGACTCAGAAGATAGCAAGTAAGAGTGAAAAATCCAAAGAAAATTGGTAGAGGGATGCTGCGCTCTCCGCGTTTCTGTGTCAATTTTTATTGCAATATTCAAAAAGAAATGCACTTATTTCAGCCTTGAACTCTCCAAGACTCAAAGGGCAAAAAAAAGAACCGATATATTCTCATCAACAAAGAAAAATTTTCA is a window encoding:
- a CDS encoding MBL fold metallo-hydrolase; translated protein: MKIVILGAGCGIPSLEFSAPGILLETADGPLLFDMGPGSLVRLLKLGVSYTQLRWVFLTHFHSDHAGDLAPLIQALWTTPFYARTEPLTILGPIGLDKFLRNLAAAFGDWIYEPEFPLEIKEMEQSVFSLPSLRISTSPMNHGSKNAVGYRIEDAAGKSIVYSGDTDVTDEIIHLAHEADALILECSFPEKRKLAGHLIPEEAAEIAKVAQCKHLILTHFYPPQEELFAEIREVVPKIFKGKLSLAQDFMTVSV
- a CDS encoding MTH1187 family thiamine-binding protein, translating into MLAEFSIAPFDKGESLSAYVAQIIDLIDKSGLDYRLGPMGTTVEGDIDEMFDLIKKCHLKMREMSRRVITHIAIDDRKGATNRLEGKPKSIEEKLGRKVKR
- a CDS encoding divalent-cation tolerance protein CutA: MSQEFVLILVTASKKSEAEQIGQAVVEKKIAACCNIVEKISSIFHWKGEICREEECLLLIKSTREKLDDIVAEVKNLHSYEVPEIIALPIIAGSEGYLNWVKNEIG